The Flavobacterium sp. N2270 genome contains the following window.
TCTGTTTTTGTCTTCTTATATTGTAATTGTTATTATTCCATCAAAAGCTGAAGATTATCTAAAAGAAACGTATCCAGAATATGGGTTTGTAGAATAAAAAAGGACACGTAAAGTGTCCTTTTTTATTAAATATGTTTTACGAAAACAAGGCTTTTAATTCTGTTGCTTCACTCGGTTTCATTTTCCCTGCTAAAACTAAACTCAGTTGTTTTCTGCGTAAAGCAGCTTCAAATCGTTGTTTTTCAATATCGGTTTGTGGTACAACCGGAGGTACTGGAACCGGTCTTCCAGTTTCATCAACAGCTACAAATGTGTAAATGCCTTCGTTTGCTTTGTTTTTAATTCCAGATTCACGGTCTTCAATCCAAACATCTATGTATATTTCCATTGATGAATTGAAAGTTCTAGAAACTTTCGATTCTACCGTAACAACACTTCCTAGAGGAATGGCTCTGTTAAAAGCAACATGATTTACCGATGCCGTTACACAAATTCTTCTAGAATGACGACGTGCAGTTATACTTGCAGCTCTATCCATTCGAGCTAATAATTCACCACCAAATAAATTATTTAATGGATTGGTTTCACCAGGTAAAACTAAATCAGTTAAAGTAGTAAGAGAATCAGAAGAGAATTTTGCTTCCATTTGTTTTTTTACAAAGGTAAGAACCAAAGAAATAATAAGACATAAAAAAATCCCAAATTTTGGGATTTTTTGTTATTCAATTAAAAGCCAAGCTTCAGTATTTTGTTCGGTTTGTATTTTTTGTTTTGCCAATTGCGCTTCTTCGAGAGAAGAGTAACTTTCATAAGCAACAGGAATTAAACCCGATTTATTTTTTTCTAAAAGGCGAGCAGAAAAACCTTTTTCTTTTAAGTTGTTTAATGTTGTTTGAGCATTTTCTTCATTTCTAAAAGCTCCGGCCACAATATGATAAGGCTTTAACTCTTCTTTTACGGGCAGTTCAACCGTACTTAACGGATTGCTTATGAAAAAAGTAGCTTCTTGTATTTTGTGATTAACTTTTTCTTGTACTTGTTTTTCAACGAATAAAGTTTGATTAGCAACTTGCTGATCATTGTACATTTTGTATCCAACAGTTCCTAAGCCTAAAAAAAGAACAATTGAAGCTGCGTATTTCACAAAACTATAATTGTTTTTTCTTTCAGGAGTAAAAATAATTGGAGCTTTTTCTTCAAGTTCTTCTACTTGAGTTTTTAACTGTTCTCTTGTAATAAGAGGCGAAACAAAGCTTGTTAACCCAAAAGATGAGGTTAGGTAATTTACATCTTCATAAGGTTCAAAAACCCAATTTAAATCTGCATTTGTAGAAATTTCACCAATTTTAGCTAAAACCACTTTTTCTCTTTGTTCCAAAGATGTGATCCATTTTGAAACTTGAAAAGCAATAACTTCAGAAGCTTTCTCAAAGCTAATGTTTTCTTGTAATGCAATA
Protein-coding sequences here:
- a CDS encoding acyl-CoA thioesterase, encoding MEAKFSSDSLTTLTDLVLPGETNPLNNLFGGELLARMDRAASITARRHSRRICVTASVNHVAFNRAIPLGSVVTVESKVSRTFNSSMEIYIDVWIEDRESGIKNKANEGIYTFVAVDETGRPVPVPPVVPQTDIEKQRFEAALRRKQLSLVLAGKMKPSEATELKALFS
- a CDS encoding SPOR domain-containing protein; this translates as MMIEKHIAALLYRFQCVTLPGFGAFISELESAKVAGSASTFNPPKKKITFNPNVKNNDGLLANHIALQENISFEKASEVIAFQVSKWITSLEQREKVVLAKIGEISTNADLNWVFEPYEDVNYLTSSFGLTSFVSPLITREQLKTQVEELEEKAPIIFTPERKNNYSFVKYAASIVLFLGLGTVGYKMYNDQQVANQTLFVEKQVQEKVNHKIQEATFFISNPLSTVELPVKEELKPYHIVAGAFRNEENAQTTLNNLKEKGFSARLLEKNKSGLIPVAYESYSSLEEAQLAKQKIQTEQNTEAWLLIE